From the Gemmatimonadota bacterium genome, the window CGGTATGGAGGATCACGCCCGTGCCGTTCACGGCGGGCGTCAATGCACCGGTCCGGGATTCTGCCGCGGATGGATTAACCTGGTCTGGCATAAGATAGGGAGGTCGGTTTTCGTGGTTACCATCGGTCGGCGATCACTTGCGTCATCCGCGCCTTGTAACGGTCCCAGGGGAACGCGGGTCCGGGATCGATCTTGCGCTCCGGCGCGATGTCGCTGTGGCGCACGATATTGTCCAGGGGGATCCGGTAGCGTTCGACGAGCCGCCCGGACAGCGATTCGACCTGCTCGACCTGGCCGGGCGGATAGGGCGCCCACCAGTCGCTCCCGGACGGAACAGGCGATGGTCCGCTGTATGGCGTCCCGTATTCCTCCGGCCAACAGTAGAAACTCCCGTCCTTTTTCTCCAGCCGCCCCCAGTTGACGATCTCGATGCCCAGCGACCAGCGGTTGCAGCCTTCCCGCCCCCGCCACGTGCTGGTCCCGCAGTGCCAGGCGCAGTCTTCGTCACGGACCATCTGCAGCACCGCGCCGTCGAGACCCACGATGTAATGGCAGCTGACGCGCCGCTCCGGGTCCTGAAAGATCGCGACGCAGTCTTCCAGCGAAGGTCCGTCCGTATAGTGAAGCACCAGCATATCGATCGGCGCGTCTTCACGGCTCGAAGCATAAAGGGCCGGGGTGAATGGGATATCCGCAGCGGCATTCGACATGTCCGGCACGCGTCCTTCCGAAGGTCGCTTTCGTCACAGGATCGTTCCCTGAAACTTACAGGATGGACCGCTGCAAGGCAATCCGTTTCATCGCGTTCCTACGGTGTGGCGGCCCCCCGCGTCGGTTGACACGCAACACCCCACCGCGTATACTGATGCCATGATTCTGAAGTGCAAAACATCTGTTTTAAGATGCCTCTCGAACAGGCAGGACCGGCCTTGACCACCGACGCCATTTCAGCGCCCTCGCTGCAGGACCGATACCTCAAGGACCACGGTACGGTCTTTCTCACCGGCATACATGCCATCGTCCGCTTCCTGCTGGACAAGCAGCGTCGTGACGCCCTTTCCGGCGGCATGGTAAGGCGCAGCTTCATGTCCGGTTATGAAGGCTCGCCCCTCGGCGGACTCGACCTCGAAATCCGGCAACAGGCCGACCGGCTCAACGAGGCGGCGCCCTTCGTACACCAGGCGGCGGTCAACGAGAAGA encodes:
- a CDS encoding N-acetylmuramoyl-L-alanine amidase, with product MSNAAADIPFTPALYASSREDAPIDMLVLHYTDGPSLEDCVAIFQDPERRVSCHYIVGLDGAVLQMVRDEDCAWHCGTSTWRGREGCNRWSLGIEIVNWGRLEKKDGSFYCWPEEYGTPYSGPSPVPSGSDWWAPYPPGQVEQVESLSGRLVERYRIPLDNIVRHSDIAPERKIDPGPAFPWDRYKARMTQVIADRW